The following proteins come from a genomic window of Alicyclobacillus dauci:
- a CDS encoding methyl-accepting chemotaxis protein — protein MKDDRYGLYILTYMPVAQYAGPVNTLKTGIITVIVLSLVLAAIAVLLYVSRLVKPIRYVSQAARRIASGDLTVEEIHVKNHDEIGELAGSFNDMKQQLRELIGNLRGSSEQVAAASEQLTASAQETSEATQNIAAAMQDVACGSEKQAVNTDETAKSVNEMAEAVQRIAGNAERVSNSADQALEVAVTGNQSIERAVEQMSSISESVNGLADSARGLGKRSEEIQQIVQVITDIAAQTNLLALNAAIEAARAGEQGKGFAVVADEVRKLAEQSAGSARQIQDVIAAIQSDIGSAIQGAELATEASTSGIHVVTEAGESFERINHAVQDVSLQIQEVSTAAQQISAGTEQVVESIKAIAEIATAGVASTQNVSNSAEEQLASMKEISGSAASLSRMAEHLQELVGQFKM, from the coding sequence GTGAAAGATGATCGATACGGGTTATATATATTAACCTATATGCCGGTTGCACAGTACGCCGGACCGGTCAATACCTTGAAAACCGGAATCATAACGGTCATCGTACTCAGCCTCGTCCTAGCCGCTATTGCAGTTCTTCTCTATGTTTCGAGGTTGGTTAAGCCAATCCGATATGTATCCCAAGCAGCAAGGCGAATAGCAAGCGGCGATCTGACAGTTGAAGAAATTCACGTCAAGAACCACGATGAGATCGGAGAGTTGGCCGGCTCCTTCAATGATATGAAGCAGCAACTACGAGAGCTTATCGGTAACCTCCGAGGAAGCTCTGAGCAGGTCGCGGCCGCGTCAGAGCAGTTGACAGCCAGTGCTCAGGAAACGAGCGAGGCGACACAAAATATTGCGGCCGCGATGCAAGACGTGGCCTGCGGATCAGAGAAGCAGGCTGTCAATACTGACGAGACAGCAAAATCCGTCAACGAGATGGCGGAGGCCGTACAACGAATTGCAGGGAATGCAGAGCGTGTTTCGAATTCGGCTGATCAAGCACTGGAAGTCGCGGTTACAGGCAATCAATCTATCGAACGAGCCGTTGAGCAGATGAGCTCAATCAGTGAGAGTGTTAATGGTTTAGCGGATTCGGCAAGAGGACTGGGCAAACGTTCTGAGGAAATCCAGCAGATTGTCCAAGTCATTACTGACATCGCCGCGCAGACGAATCTTCTAGCCTTAAACGCAGCGATTGAAGCGGCTCGGGCAGGGGAGCAGGGTAAAGGATTTGCTGTTGTGGCAGACGAGGTGCGCAAATTGGCTGAGCAGTCGGCTGGTTCTGCGCGACAAATTCAGGACGTGATCGCTGCTATCCAGTCAGATATCGGGTCGGCCATTCAAGGGGCAGAACTGGCAACAGAGGCGTCGACTTCCGGGATACACGTGGTAACTGAGGCTGGGGAATCGTTTGAGCGGATTAACCATGCTGTTCAAGATGTTTCTTTGCAAATTCAGGAAGTATCAACGGCTGCTCAACAGATTTCTGCCGGGACGGAACAGGTGGTTGAATCGATCAAGGCCATCGCTGAAATTGCGACAGCAGGTGTAGCCAGTACGCAGAATGTCTCCAACTCTGCTGAGGAGCAGTTGGCTTCCATGAAGGAAATCTCGGGATCTGCGGCTTCACTGTCACGAATGGCGGAGCACCTTCAAGAGCTGGTTGGGCAGTTCAAAATGTAA
- a CDS encoding IS110 family RNA-guided transposase — protein sequence MQVVHERCCGLDVHKKKVVGCVITPETKEVQTFGTMTDDLESLIEWILGHGCTHVAMESTGVFWKPIFNLLEDKDLEALVVNAQHIKQVPGRKTDVRDAEWIADLLRHGLLKGSYIPDRNQRELRELVRYRKSLIRERANEVNRLQKVLEGANIKLASVASDVVGVSGRAILTELIGGQIDESRLKELVKGRLRNKTAELKRALHGVVRPHQQMMLAVQLRHIDHLDELIEEVSAEIEQRMRPIDEDLRRIQTIPGIGKRTAELILAEIGTDMSRFPSAHHLASWAGMCPGNNESAGKRRSGKTRKGDPWLREALIEAARGAARTKNTYLSARYHRIAARRGSKRAAVAVGHYMLIIIYHMLVNQTEYEDLGPTYHEERNRERVIRRHLHSLEKLGLTVTVQPAS from the coding sequence ATGCAGGTTGTACACGAGCGATGCTGCGGACTGGATGTCCACAAGAAGAAGGTCGTTGGATGTGTTATCACACCGGAGACTAAGGAGGTTCAGACGTTCGGAACGATGACCGATGACCTGGAGTCCCTAATAGAGTGGATTCTCGGTCACGGATGCACGCATGTGGCGATGGAAAGTACGGGTGTCTTTTGGAAGCCGATCTTCAACCTTCTCGAAGACAAGGATCTCGAAGCGTTGGTCGTTAATGCCCAGCATATCAAACAGGTTCCTGGCCGAAAGACGGATGTCCGGGACGCTGAGTGGATAGCGGACCTGCTACGCCATGGTCTGCTCAAGGGGAGCTATATCCCTGACCGAAATCAGCGTGAACTGCGGGAACTCGTCCGGTACCGAAAGTCTCTCATCCGGGAACGTGCCAATGAAGTCAACCGCCTCCAGAAAGTCCTTGAAGGAGCAAATATCAAGTTGGCATCGGTGGCAAGTGATGTGGTTGGTGTATCGGGTCGAGCCATCCTCACTGAACTCATTGGTGGCCAAATTGATGAATCACGGCTCAAGGAGCTCGTGAAGGGGCGCCTACGCAACAAGACCGCAGAACTGAAACGTGCATTGCATGGGGTTGTGCGTCCGCATCAACAGATGATGCTTGCTGTCCAGCTTCGGCACATCGATCACCTTGATGAGTTGATCGAGGAAGTGAGTGCTGAAATCGAGCAGCGGATGCGCCCTATTGACGAAGATCTCCGGCGAATCCAGACGATACCTGGAATTGGCAAGCGGACGGCGGAACTCATACTGGCGGAGATTGGTACCGACATGAGCCGGTTTCCAAGTGCGCACCACTTGGCGTCCTGGGCGGGGATGTGTCCGGGCAACAATGAAAGTGCGGGTAAACGACGAAGTGGCAAGACCCGCAAGGGAGATCCTTGGTTACGAGAAGCGTTAATCGAAGCCGCTCGTGGTGCCGCCAGAACGAAGAACACCTATCTGTCCGCTAGGTATCATCGGATTGCTGCGCGCCGAGGATCCAAGAGAGCAGCCGTGGCGGTCGGTCACTACATGTTAATCATCATATACCACATGCTGGTTAATCAGACGGAATACGAGGACCTTGGGCCAACGTACCACGAGGAGAGGAACCGAGAACGAGTTATTCGTCGTCACTTGCATTCGTTGGAGAAACTTGGTTTGACAGTCACAGTTCAACCAGCTTCCTGA
- a CDS encoding cache domain-containing protein produces MTKTRFRNSLLAKILSICLMCILVPMLVNLFYTSYSASRALQTEAGNSLSRLAQEKAKQVDSVFNMQFDMSNAMVNELFTVDFFKQLAATNQVDHAKLNELSRYLQKRVPNANGLYENMFFSYHGKVFADGIGGKSVGHVFDKKSEAYYYEELQHPGVHTSNYMYSPVSGRPVIAVANSIMDNSGKKVLSVSVIAVDISKLTQSVVQGTSGQNVGTMILDPSGLVVASDKSGQTLKLNFSKQTGDVKAFYDKMMGQPSGIGYFTIDGVKNIASTVKMA; encoded by the coding sequence ATGACTAAGACAAGATTCAGAAACAGCCTGCTGGCAAAAATACTGTCTATCTGCCTAATGTGTATTCTGGTTCCGATGCTGGTGAATCTATTTTATACAAGCTATTCGGCGTCCCGTGCGTTGCAAACTGAAGCCGGTAACTCGTTATCAAGACTCGCACAAGAAAAGGCGAAACAGGTGGACTCTGTTTTTAATATGCAGTTTGATATGTCCAATGCCATGGTCAACGAGTTGTTTACGGTTGACTTTTTCAAACAACTCGCTGCGACTAATCAAGTCGATCACGCTAAACTAAACGAACTTTCTCGGTACTTACAAAAGCGAGTACCCAATGCGAACGGATTATACGAGAACATGTTCTTTTCCTATCATGGCAAAGTGTTCGCGGACGGGATCGGAGGCAAATCAGTAGGTCACGTGTTCGACAAAAAATCGGAAGCCTACTATTATGAGGAACTTCAGCATCCTGGTGTACATACAAGCAATTACATGTATTCTCCGGTCTCAGGAAGACCAGTTATTGCTGTGGCGAATTCGATTATGGACAACTCTGGAAAGAAGGTTCTTTCCGTCTCTGTTATTGCTGTCGATATCAGCAAGTTAACACAGAGCGTAGTTCAGGGAACGTCAGGCCAAAACGTCGGTACAATGATTCTCGATCCGTCAGGACTGGTTGTTGCATCGGATAAAAGCGGTCAGACACTCAAGCTGAACTTTAGTAAACAAACAGGCGATGTTAAAGCGTTCTACGACAAAATGATGGGACAACCATCTGGAATCGGCTATTTTACCATTGATGGGGTAAAAAACATTGCCTCTACCGTGAAAATGGCATAA
- a CDS encoding transposase, which yields MYVRQSSLFSFEELLNMEPRKHIELLFSALDLRPYAEKLRSSSPQGAKPIHREAILRALLASPLLGISTFTKLYERLDSDIRFRFQCGFRMDEPVPSIATISRVFSTLTRLNLAETLFNDLVDECRKEGIIDGSHLAIDSAGIHCYERKLPKLVSQLNGNADWGAKADSFGNKLTWFGYKIHLAVDTHSELPIALQVTPAHVYDGEMAIPLMEQIAARSWKFQFVMMDAGYDQVKNYEVSRSFGAQAIIPLNRRGEKEPPAGMSANGTPKCSMGFEMAYWGAETDRLKFRCPHVMGKVDCPLGAAWCSESNYGMVTKVKIADGARRYSNPHRGSRKWTLLYNERTAVERCNSRLKDYLTADAVHVGGLEKVTTHVYLNAIVLLAGALAANKANRLEQTA from the coding sequence ATGTATGTTCGTCAGTCGTCGCTGTTTTCCTTCGAAGAACTACTCAATATGGAACCGCGCAAGCATATTGAATTGCTCTTCTCGGCTCTTGACCTTCGTCCGTACGCGGAAAAGTTGCGTAGTTCATCACCCCAGGGTGCCAAACCCATTCACCGAGAAGCGATTCTTCGCGCACTCTTGGCCTCACCATTGCTGGGTATTTCGACGTTTACGAAGTTATATGAGCGCTTGGACAGCGACATCCGGTTCCGGTTCCAGTGTGGCTTCCGTATGGATGAACCCGTTCCTTCCATTGCGACGATTAGTCGCGTATTTAGTACACTCACGCGACTGAATCTTGCTGAGACGCTGTTTAATGACTTAGTAGACGAGTGTCGCAAGGAAGGAATCATCGATGGGAGTCACCTTGCAATCGACAGTGCGGGTATCCACTGCTATGAACGCAAGCTACCGAAACTCGTGAGTCAGTTAAATGGGAATGCAGACTGGGGAGCAAAGGCCGATTCCTTTGGGAATAAGTTGACCTGGTTCGGATACAAAATTCATCTGGCGGTCGATACACACAGCGAATTGCCGATTGCCCTTCAGGTGACACCTGCGCATGTATACGACGGGGAGATGGCGATTCCCCTCATGGAACAAATCGCCGCTCGGAGCTGGAAGTTTCAGTTTGTTATGATGGATGCCGGGTATGACCAAGTGAAGAATTACGAAGTGTCGCGTTCGTTCGGTGCACAGGCTATTATCCCGCTTAATCGCCGAGGTGAAAAGGAGCCACCCGCCGGTATGTCAGCCAATGGGACACCAAAATGCTCAATGGGATTCGAGATGGCCTACTGGGGCGCGGAGACAGACCGATTAAAGTTCCGTTGTCCGCATGTGATGGGGAAAGTAGATTGCCCGCTTGGCGCGGCATGGTGCTCGGAGTCGAATTACGGGATGGTCACTAAGGTAAAAATTGCGGATGGTGCCCGTCGATACAGTAATCCGCATCGTGGTTCACGAAAGTGGACGCTGCTTTACAATGAACGGACCGCTGTGGAACGATGCAATTCTCGTCTGAAAGACTATCTAACGGCGGATGCTGTACATGTTGGTGGACTCGAAAAAGTGACAACACACGTGTATTTGAATGCCATTGTACTACTAGCTGGTGCGCTGGCAGCAAACAAAGCAAATCGTTTAGAACAGACCGCTTAA
- a CDS encoding LppP/LprE family lipoprotein, translated as MSRYILSSAIAMVITLGTASTVSTQATTAKSTQQASIMVNNQVFAKGVPAFVKHGTVWMPIDTVIRAIRAMSDDVTYDGKTLLINNLALQTESLKPQNPGTIDIADGGFVEDHVPVEIVKSGTSDVTYVPVWYVMHTMTQGSSGAYASWKNGRLTLEDHALGVPSSDEIDRVMASAVESSAKGATGEHFVLTGKPVSVTAPNGDTVTAAIGSRSPSADGYGQVVFFFHNRQFVGLDSNDEKTSIRSVKPAGDGGMSFNVTYANYAWSDPLYSPSLPLVTVTFAWDGTRFSPIGKASIPSGATNGLRVHVNPTLSSANVGVPSAPKDAKQAIETALPKGATLVNRPGTDSPYLSVDLDGNGHYDYAAAYSDGSTRQTGVMVVDQENGKWSVLLNRLTDGTELREFNAGAMTGDGTDSIAIQSYVGDGANDVTY; from the coding sequence GATCATGGTAAATAATCAGGTATTTGCAAAGGGCGTTCCCGCATTCGTGAAGCATGGTACGGTCTGGATGCCCATCGACACGGTGATTCGGGCCATCAGGGCAATGAGCGATGATGTTACATATGATGGAAAGACGCTTCTGATTAATAACTTGGCGCTTCAAACGGAGTCTCTAAAGCCACAGAATCCTGGGACCATTGACATCGCGGATGGTGGATTTGTGGAGGATCATGTTCCGGTTGAGATCGTCAAATCGGGAACGTCGGACGTAACGTACGTGCCTGTATGGTATGTCATGCACACGATGACCCAGGGTTCTTCTGGGGCATATGCATCATGGAAAAATGGGCGGCTTACGCTTGAAGATCACGCGCTGGGTGTCCCGAGTAGTGATGAAATCGATCGCGTCATGGCAAGTGCCGTGGAATCCAGTGCGAAAGGTGCGACAGGTGAGCACTTTGTGTTGACTGGAAAGCCCGTGAGCGTCACTGCGCCCAACGGGGACACCGTGACAGCTGCGATTGGATCACGAAGTCCATCGGCAGATGGATATGGGCAAGTGGTTTTCTTCTTTCACAATCGTCAATTTGTCGGTCTGGACTCGAATGATGAGAAGACGTCTATCCGCTCTGTGAAACCTGCCGGCGATGGTGGAATGAGCTTTAATGTTACATATGCAAATTACGCATGGAGCGATCCGCTGTACAGCCCCTCTCTTCCCCTCGTCACGGTGACATTTGCCTGGGATGGCACTCGGTTTTCGCCAATTGGCAAGGCATCCATTCCCAGTGGCGCGACGAATGGTCTCCGGGTGCACGTGAATCCCACGCTATCGTCTGCGAATGTGGGTGTTCCATCCGCTCCGAAGGACGCGAAGCAAGCCATTGAAACTGCGTTGCCAAAAGGCGCGACACTCGTCAATCGGCCCGGCACCGACTCCCCTTATCTCTCTGTCGATCTCGACGGAAACGGCCACTACGACTACGCCGCTGCATACTCGGATGGTTCCACACGACAAACTGGGGTCATGGTGGTTGACCAGGAAAATGGTAAATGGAGTGTGTTGCTAAACCGACTTACCGATGGGACAGAACTGAGAGAATTTAACGCGGGTGCCATGACCGGAGATGGAACGGATAGTATTGCTATTCAGTCGTACGTTGGGGACGGAGCAAATGACGTGACGTATTGA